From a single Syngnathus scovelli strain Florida chromosome 2, RoL_Ssco_1.2, whole genome shotgun sequence genomic region:
- the tmem9 gene encoding proton-transporting V-type ATPase complex assembly regulator TMEM9: MSFCWGTCWTFVAAATFFALLLDAASLVNAKSFEDVRCKCICPPYRNISGHVYNRNVSQKDCNCLHIVDPMPVPGRDVEAYCLLCECKYEERSSNTIKVTIIIYLSVVGALLLYMLFLLLVDPLIRKHDAYTQPLHNEDDSEEMRPQVDSGLARGNTVLERVEGAQQRWKKQVQEQRKTVFDRHKMLS; encoded by the exons ATGTCGTTTTGCTGGGGGACTTGCTGGACTTTTGTCGCAGCTGCGACGTTTTTTGCTCTGCTGCTGGATGCTGCTTCTCTTGTGAATGCGAAG AGTTTTGAAGATGTTCGCTGCAAGTGCATCTGCCCGCCTTACAGAAACATTTCCGGGCACGTCTACAACCGAAATGTTTCCCAAAAGGATTG CAACTGTCTCCATATTGTGGATCCCATGCCGGTGCCTGGCCGTGATGTAGAAGCTTATTGCCTGCTGTGTGAGTGCAAGTACGAGGAGCGGAGCAGCAACACTATCAAG GTGACCATCATCATCTACCTGTCTGTTGTGGGGGCGCTGTTGCTGTACATGCTCTTCCTCCTTCTGGTGGATCCTCTCATCCGCAAGCACGACGCCTACACGCAGCCTCTGCACAACGAGGATGATTCTGAG GAGATGCGTCCGCAAGTGGACAGCGGCCTGGCCAGAGGAAACACGGTGCTGGAGCGGGTGGAGGGTGCGCAGCAACGCTGGAAGAAGCAGGTCCAGGAACAGCGCAAGACGGTCTTCGACCGCCACAAGATGCTCAGTTAG
- the LOC125988514 gene encoding dihydropyridine-sensitive L-type skeletal muscle calcium channel subunit alpha-1, with translation MASNSDASKPVIMNEEELKRKQREKLKKLQATGGNPRPARSLFFLTLKNPFRKACINIVEWKTFEIIILLTIFANCVALAVFLPMPEEDSNNTNSSLESLEYVFLVIFTLECFLKIIAYGFVFHEGAYLRNCWNILDFVIVFMGLVTFALDTFNTIAGVPMEKGGGFDMKALRAFRVLRPLRLVSGVPSLQVVMNSILKAMLPLLHIALLVFLLVTIYAIMGLELFKCKMHKTCYYTGTNIYSTAEGERPAPCAQAGNGRRCLINGSECRPGWEGPNNGITHFDNIGFAMLTVYQCITMEGWTKVLYWINDAIGNEWPWVYFVPLILVGSFFVLNLVLGVLSGEFTKEREKARSRGEFQKLRERQQLDEDLHGYMEWITHAEVLDADREGQGLLPLTSGDSDTDSLFDMEGKSRVIYYYRLARRWNRFFRMKCLVYVKTRAFYWLVMFLVLLNTLTIATEHHHQPAMLTTIQDVASRVLLVLFVIEMFVKMYALGPRAYFMSLFNRFDFFVVICGILEMIMLSVGEVTPLGFSVLRCIRLLRILKVTKYWTSLSNLVASLLNSVRSIASLLLLLFLFIVIFSLLGMQVFGGKFNFPDNRPRRSNFDNFPQALISVFQILTGEEWTAIMNNGIMAYGGPVFPGILVAIYFIVLFVCGNYILLNVFLAIAVDNLAEAESLTSAQKEKAEEKLRRKLLRSKMPDKTDEERERISKKLAEQRAKMEGMPTTAKLKIDEFESNVNEVKDPFPPADFPGDDEEEEPEIPISPRPRPMADLQLKEEAVPLPEASSFFIFGPQNKFRKLCYKIINASSFTNLILLFILLSSISLAAEDPIDPNSYRNQILAYADIVFTTVFTIEIVLKMTVYGAFMHEGSFCRNSFNILDLIVVGVSLLSMGMESSAISVVKILRVLRVLRPLRAINRAKGLKHVVQCVFVAIKTIGNIVLVTMLLNFMFACIGVQLFKGKFYSCTDVSKITEEECQGFYVKHIENTLQDTVVAKREWLNNDFNFDNVLYGMLALFTVSTFEGWPKLLYRAIDSDEEDMGPVFNNRVDVSIFFIVYIILIAFFMMNIFVGFVIVTFQEQGEQEYKDCELDKNQRQCVQYALKARPLRCYIPKNPYQYRVWYIVTSCYFEYLMFFLIMLNTLCLGMQHCNQSDHVTKLSDILNLIFTVLFTVEMILKLMAFKAKGYFGDPWNVFDFIIVIGSVVDVILSEIDSALAASGGLYCLQGCADTNPMQAIAASENASVSITFFRLFRVMRLVKLLNRSEGIRNLLWTFIKSFQALPHVALLIVMLFFIYAVIGMQIFGKIALVDGTEINRNNNFQTFPQAVLMLFRCATGEGWEEVMMASMYGQKCDPKSDFQPGEEFTCGSNFAVFYFLSFYCLCAFLILNLFVAVIMDNFDYLTRDWSLLGPHHLDEFKKIWAEYDPEATGRIKHLDVVTLLRRIQPPLGFGKFCPHRAACKRLVGMNMPLNSDGTVTFNATLFSLVRTALKIKTEGNFEQANEELRAIIKNIWKRTSMKLLDQVIPPIGDDEVTVGKFYATFLLQDHLRKFLKRQEEYYGYRPTKKNASGPEIQAGLRAIEDEVAAEMHRAISGDLHNEDEMERAMQEAGEEHIYQRTHGLFGNRVEPFATENVNAPPPHMTNQRPLKFLENQPESTLPSPAAEPVTNFAPPTAPKSNSNNNAFAELGLQRQGSAEELDSPAEDAGADNLHPWDFTVRTDRTQFPYEPRLADSPTSAYDEAKNETVDETHATIEDLEGAARAILKKKRRLPVPPPSQAERPDPAVRKKKRPIAATPSAHGPHGAEPPEADSNV, from the exons ATGGCGTCAAACTCGGACGCGTCCAAGCCGGTCATCATGAATGAAGAGGAGCTGAAGAGGAAGCAGCGGGAGAAGCTGAAGAAGTTACAGGCCACGGGGGGCAACCCAAGACCTGCTAGATCCCTCTTCTTCCTCACTCTTAAAAATCCCTTCCGCAAGGCCTGCATTAACATTGTGGAGTGGAA AACCTTTGAGATCATCATCTTATTGACCATCTTTGCAAACTGTGTCGCCCTAGCCGTGTTCCTGCCCATGCCGGAAGAAGATAGCAATAACACCAATTCCAGCCTG gagagtctggagtacGTCTTCTTGGTCATCTTCACCTTGGAGTGCTTTCTGAAGATCATTGCTTATGGTTTTGTGTTCCACGAGGGTGCATATTTACGAAACTGCTGGAACATATTGGATTTTGTCATCGTCTTCATGGG GTTGGTCACCTTTGCCCTGGATACCTTCAATACGATAGCAGGCGTTCCCATGGAGAAAGGCGGCGGGTTCGACATGAAGGcgctgagagccttcagggttctGCGTCCCTTACGCCTCGTCTCCGGAGTTCCCA GCCTGCAGGTGGTGATGAACTCCATCCTGAAAGCCATGCTCCCTCTGCTGCACATTGCCCTGCTGGTCTTCTTGTTGGTCACCATCTACGCCATCATGGGACTGGAGCTCTTCAAGTGCAAAATGCATAAGACCTGCTACTACACGGGCACAA ATATCTATTCGACGGCAGAGGGGGAGAGGCCCGCCCCCTGCGCTCAGGCCGGGAACGGACGGCGCTGCTTGATCAACGGCTCCGAGTGCCGGCCGGGCTGGGAAGGTCCCAACAACGGCATCACCCACTTTGACAACATCGGCTTCGCCATGCTCACAGTCTACCAGTGCATCACCATGGAGGGATGGACCAAAGTTCTCTACTGG ATCAACGACGCCATCGGAAACGAATGGCCTTGGGTCTACTTTGTTCCTCTCATTCTTGTGGGCTCCTTCTTTGTGCTCAATTTGGTTCTGGGCGTGCTCAGCGG AGAATTCACCAAAGAGCGGGAGAAAGCCCGGTCCCGAGGAGAGTTCCAGAAGTTGCGGGAGCGTCAGCAGCTGGATGAGGACCTGCACGGCTACATGGAGTGGATCACCCACGCTGAGGTCCTCGACGCTGACAGAGAGGGCCAAG GTCTCCTGCCTCTGACCAGCGGCGATTCTGACACCGACAGCCTGTTCGACATGGAGGGCAAGAGTCGTGTCATCTACTACTA TCGCCTGGCTCGTCGCTGGAACCGCTTCTTCAGGATGAAGTGTCTGGTTTACGTGAAGACCAGAGCATTTTACTGGCTGGTGATGTTCCTGGTGCTCCTCAACACGCTGACCATCGCCACGGAGCACCACCACCAGCCCGCCATGCTCACAACGATTCAAG ACGTGGCGAGCCGCGTCCTTCTGGTGCTCTTTGTCATTGAGATGTTTGTGAAAATGTACGCGCTGGGACCCCGGGCGTATTTCATGTCGCTGTTCAACCGTTTTGACTTCTTCGTGGTGATTTGCGGCATCCTGGAGATGATCATGTTGTCGGTGGGAGAGGTCACCCCCCTGGGTTTCTCCGTACTCCGATGTATTCGGCTCCTCAGGATCCTTAAAGTCACAAA GTACTGGACCTCTCTGAGTAACCTGGTGGCCTCCCTGCTCAACTCTGTCCGCTCCATCGCTtcgctgctcctcctcctcttcctcttcatcgTCATCTTCTCGCTGCTCGGCATGCAAGTGTTTGGGGGCAAGTTCAACTTTCCTGACAACAGGCCCAGACGAAGCAACTTTGATAACTTCCCTCAAGCCCTCATCAGCGTGTTCCAG ATCTTAACAGGGGAGGAGTGGACGGCCATCATGAACAACGGCATCATGGCCTACGGAGGCCCGGTTTTCCCCGGCATTCTGGTTGCCATCTACTTCATCGTCCTCTTTGTCTGTGGAAACT ATATTCTTCTCAACGTCTTCTTGGCCATCGCGGTGGACAACCTCGCGGAGGCCGAGAGTCTGACCTCGGCTCAGAAGGAAAAGGCGGAGGAGAAGTTGAGGAGGAAGCTACTGCG GTCCAAAATGCCCGACAAGACAGATGAGGAGAGGGAGAGGATCTCCAAGAAACTGGCCGAGCAGAGAGCCAAGATGGAGGGCATGCCGACCACAGCCAAG CTCAAGATTGACGAGTTTGAGTCCAACGTCAATGAAGTGAAAGATCCTTTCCCGCCCGCCGACTTCCCAG GtgacgatgaggaggaggaaccCGAAATCCCCATCAGCCCTCGCCCGCGTCCCATGGCCGACCTGCAGTTGAAGGAGGAAGCCGTGCCGCTGCCCGAAGCCAGTTCTTTTTTCATCTTCGGCCCGCAAAACAA GTTCCGCAAACTGTGCTACAAGATCATCAACGCCTCGTCTTTTACCAATCTGATCCTGCTCTTCATCCTGCTGTCCTCCATCTCCCTGGCAGCCGAGGACCCCATCGATCCGAATTCTTATCGAAACCAG ATTTTGGCCTACGCCGACATCGTCTTCACGACTGTGTTCACCATTGAGATTGTGCTGAAG ATGACAGTTTATGGCGCATTCATGCACGAGGGCTCGTTCTGTCGCAACTCCTTCAACATCCTGGATCTGATCGTGGTCGGAGTCTCGCTGCTCTCGATGGGCATGGA ATCCAGCGCCATCTCAGTGGTGAAGATTCTCAGGGTGCTCAGGGTTCTGCGGCCTCTCAGGGCCATCAATCGAGCCAAAGGCCTCAAG CACGTGgtccagtgtgtgtttgtggccaTCAAAACCATCGGAAACATCGTCCTGGTCACCATGTTGCTAAATTTCATGTTTGCCTGCATAGGAGTGCAACTTTTCAAG GGGAAATTTTACAGCTGCACGGACGTGTCCAAAATAACAGAGGAGGAGTGCCA GGGATTCTACGTGAAGCACATTGAGAACACTCTGCAGGACACGGTGGTGGCCAAACGGGAATGGCTCAACAACGACTTCAACTTTGACAACGTCCTGTACGGCATGCTGGCGCTCTTTACCGTTTCCACCTTCGAGGGCTGGCCCAA ACTCTTGTATCGAGCCATCGACTCGGACGAAGAAGACATGGGCCCCGTCTTCAACAACCGGGTGGACGTGTCCATCTTCTTCATCGTCTACATCATCCTCATCGCCTTCTTCATGATGAACATCTTTGTGGGCTTCGTCATCGTCACCTTCCAGGAGCAAGGCGAGCAGGAGTATAAGGATTGCGAGCTGGACAAGAACCAg CGCCAGTGCGTGCAGTACGCCTTGAAGGCCCGACCGCTGAGGTGCTACATCCCCAAAAACCCGTATCAGTACCGGGTCTGGTACATCGTGACCTCCTGCTACTTTGAGTACCTCATGTTCTTCCTCATTATGCTCAACACTTTGTGCCTGGGGATGCAG CACTGCAACCAGTCCGACCACGTGACCAAGCTCTCGGACATTCTCAACTTGATCTTCACGGTGCTCTTCACGGTGGAGATGATTCTCAAGCTCATGGCCTTCAAAGCAAAG GGTTACTTCGGAGACCCCTGGAACGTGTTTgacttcatcatcgtcatcggcAGCGTGGTGGACGTCATCCTGAGCGAAATAGAC AGCGCCCTGGCCGCCAGCGGAGGACTGTACTGTCTCCAAGGCTGCGCT GACACCAATCCCATGCAAGCAATCGCG GCCTCGGAGAACGCTTCGGTTTCCATCACGTTCTTCCGACTCTTCCGAGTCATGCGGTTGGTGAAACTGCTGAACCGCTCTGAGGGCATCCGAAACCTTCTGTGGACCTTCATCAAGTCCTTCCAG GCTCTTCCTCATGTGGCTCTGCTCATCGTCATGCTCTTCTTCATCTACGCCGTGATCGGGATGCAG ATTTTCGGAAAGATCGCCTTAGTGGACGGCACGGAAATCAACCGCAACAACAACTTCCAGACGTTCCCTCAGGCGGTTCTCATGTTGTTCCG ATGCGCTACTGGAGAAGGTTGGGAGGAAGTCATGATGGCGTCCATGTACGGGCAAAAGTGCGACCCCAAGTCTGACTTTCAGCCTGGAGAAGAGTTCACCTGCGGCTCCAACTTTGCCGTCTTCTACTTCCTCAGTTTCTACTGCCTCTGCGCCTTCCTG ATCCTCAACCTGTTTGTCGCTGTCATCATGGACAATTTTGACTACCTGACACGTGATTGGTCACTGCTGGGTCCACACCACCTGGATGAGTTTAAGAAGATTTGGGCGGAATATGACCCAGAGGCCAC AGGCAGAATCAAACATCTGGATGTGGTGACGCTGCTGAGACGCATCCAGCCTCCGTTGGGCTTCGGCAAGTTCTGCCCTCATCGTGCAGCCTGCAAG CGCTTGGTCGGCATGAACATGCCGCTCAACAGTGACGGCACGGTCACCTTCAACGCCACCCTCTTCTCCCTGGTCAGGACAGCCCTGAAGATCAAAACAGAAG GAAACTTCGAGCAGGCCAACGAGGAGCTTCGAGCCATCATCAAGAACATCTGGAAGCGAACGAGCATGAAGTTGTTGGATCAGGTCATCCCTCCCATAGGCG ATGATGAGGTCACCGTGGGAAAATTCTACGCCACTTTCCTACTCCAGGATCATTTACGAAAGTTCCTGAAACGCCAGGAGGAGTACTACGGATACCGGCCAACCAAGAAGAACGCCTCCGGCCCAGAGATCCAA GCCGGTCTCAGGGCTATCGAGGATGAAGTGGCTGCAGAAATGCACCGAGCAATTTCGGGAGACCTGCACAATGAGGACGAAATGGAGAGAGCCATGCAAGAAgctggggaggagcacatttaccaG CGTACGCACGGCTTGTTTGGAAATCGAGTAGAGCCGTTCGCCACGGAGAACGTCAACGCTCCGCCACCGCACATGACCAACCAGAGGCCCCTCAAATTCTTGGAAAACCAGCCCGAGTCAACACTCCCTTCGCCTGCCGCCGAGCCCGTCACGAACTTTGCGCCGCCGACGGCTCCCAaaagcaacagcaacaacaacgcCTTTGCAGA ATTGGGACTGCAAAGACAAGGTAGCGCTGAAGAGCTTGACAGCCCCGCTGAGGATGCAGGAGCAG ACAATCTGCACCCGTGGGACTTCACAGTGAGAACGGACCGAACGCAG TTCCCCTACGAACCCAGGCTCGCCGACAGTCCGACCTCGGCTTATGACGAA GCCAAGAACGAGACAGTTGACGAGACGCACGCCACCATCGAGGACCTCGAGGGTGCGGCCCGGGCTATCCTCAAAAAGAAGCGGCGCCTCCCCGTGCCTCCGCCAAGTCAAGCGGAGCGTCCTGACCCGGCCGTGAGGAAGAAGAAACGCCCCATCGCCGCAACTCCCTCCGCTCATGGTCCGCACGGAGCTGAGCCACCTGAAGCCGACTCCAACGTTTAG